A stretch of the Porifericola rhodea genome encodes the following:
- a CDS encoding PASTA domain-containing protein, with translation MNLFRVSSIKDVLIHLAIVLALGITILVVFFYVYLPNTTNHGETVTVPDLEGIHLDDIDEFLTKRNLRFEVLSDSGFTTEYEPFTILNQYPLPGSKVKENRKIFLTLNAVNPPKVKMPDLVDGSVKNAQLVLQSYGLERGNIKYVPDLAQNAVLEQKFEGKDIEAGTFIPKGSKIDLVVGDGLGNTVLEVPDVNGMDLEEAEFIIVGSGLKVGSVLLQEADPEGRNAREVVENAAPDERYVVVRQNPGSERKVRIGEEIDIWLNVLEEQEDSILDEEEEETSDISETE, from the coding sequence ATGAACCTGTTTAGAGTAAGCTCTATCAAAGATGTACTTATCCATTTAGCTATAGTTTTAGCATTAGGGATTACCATTTTGGTGGTGTTTTTTTATGTATACCTGCCCAATACAACAAATCACGGTGAAACAGTAACCGTACCCGATCTGGAAGGTATTCATCTGGATGATATTGATGAGTTTTTGACAAAAAGAAATCTAAGGTTTGAAGTGTTAAGTGATTCTGGTTTTACTACTGAATACGAGCCCTTTACTATTCTGAACCAATACCCTCTACCAGGCTCTAAGGTGAAAGAAAACCGTAAGATCTTTCTTACACTCAACGCGGTCAATCCTCCAAAAGTAAAAATGCCTGACTTGGTAGATGGCTCCGTTAAAAACGCTCAGTTAGTGCTACAGAGCTATGGGCTGGAAAGAGGAAACATCAAATATGTGCCCGATTTAGCCCAAAATGCTGTTTTAGAGCAAAAATTTGAAGGTAAAGATATTGAGGCTGGTACATTCATCCCTAAAGGTTCTAAAATTGATTTGGTAGTTGGTGATGGATTAGGAAATACCGTTTTAGAAGTTCCTGACGTTAATGGGATGGATCTGGAAGAAGCCGAGTTTATAATTGTTGGCTCCGGATTAAAAGTAGGCAGCGTACTGTTACAGGAAGCTGACCCTGAGGGCCGTAATGCCCGCGAGGTAGTAGAAAATGCAGCTCCCGACGAGCGCTATGTTGTAGTAAGACAAAATCCAGGCTCTGAGCGTAAGGTGCGCATTGGAGAAGAAATTGATATCTGGCTTAACGTTTTAGAAGAGCAGGAAGATAGCATACTGGACGAGGAAGAAGAGGAAACTAGCGACATTAGTGAAACTGAATAA
- a CDS encoding D-alanine--D-alanine ligase → MTKTIAVISGGTSSEYIVSMKSATNIMESIDKNLYTPYQVVISKDGWYAHAKGNQYPINKDNFSFQLDEQEIKFDFVYNTIHGTPGEDGKIQGYLELMNIPYSGCDVITSSITFNKNLCKRIVASYGFTTPQSVMLNQQMEYKTEEIAKDLSFPCFVKPNNGGSSFGASKVDEVSQLDAAIKLAFEHDKEVLIEEYIKGQEMTCGVFFTDGKAQALPITEIVSKNAFFDYKAKYEGDSEEITPARISEDQTAECQSLTEQIYTLLNCKGLARIDYLLKDGVFYFIEVNTTPGFSRESIIPQQIKAAGLEVSKIVNQQITV, encoded by the coding sequence ATGACTAAAACTATTGCCGTAATCTCCGGAGGCACCTCCAGCGAGTATATTGTGTCCATGAAAAGTGCTACCAACATCATGGAGTCTATTGACAAAAATTTGTATACCCCCTACCAGGTAGTAATTAGTAAAGACGGCTGGTATGCACACGCAAAAGGCAATCAATATCCTATTAATAAAGATAACTTTTCATTTCAGCTGGACGAACAAGAAATCAAATTTGATTTTGTTTACAATACAATTCATGGTACCCCCGGCGAAGACGGAAAGATTCAGGGCTACCTTGAACTGATGAATATTCCATATTCGGGCTGTGATGTAATAACAAGTTCTATTACATTCAATAAGAACCTCTGTAAGCGAATAGTTGCCAGCTATGGGTTTACTACCCCACAGTCGGTTATGCTAAACCAGCAAATGGAATATAAAACTGAAGAAATAGCCAAAGATTTAAGTTTTCCCTGTTTTGTTAAACCCAACAATGGTGGATCTAGTTTTGGGGCTAGTAAAGTAGATGAAGTGAGCCAACTTGACGCAGCAATTAAGTTAGCTTTTGAACACGACAAAGAAGTACTGATAGAAGAATATATTAAAGGACAGGAAATGACCTGTGGTGTGTTTTTTACAGACGGTAAAGCACAAGCACTACCAATTACAGAAATAGTATCAAAAAACGCTTTTTTTGATTATAAGGCAAAATACGAGGGAGACTCAGAAGAAATAACTCCAGCGAGAATTTCAGAAGATCAGACTGCCGAGTGCCAAAGCCTGACTGAACAAATTTATACTTTGCTAAACTGTAAAGGCTTGGCAAGGATAGACTATTTACTTAAAGATGGCGTATTTTATTTTATAGAAGTTAACACTACGCCTGGCTTCTCTCGTGAGAGTATTATTCCGCAGCAGATTAAGGCTGCCGGACTGGAAGTAAGCAAAATAGTGAATCAACAAATCACAGTATAA
- a CDS encoding hydroxymethylglutaryl-CoA lyase: protein MSVSSQVKITECPRDAMQGITEFIPTTHKIKYINSLLKVGFDTLDFGSFVSPKAVPQMKDTSEVLQNLNLDGTQTKLLAIIGNMRGAEEACKHAEITYLGFPFSFSPTFLERNIRSTIEKSFQLVQDLLAHSTKHDKKLLVYISMAFGNPYGDDWNTELLLHWIDQLHWAGIRDIALADTTGMGNAATIAKVLDIVVPAYAEVKFGLHLHTTSQDWRDKIDAAYQNGCRHFDGVLNGLGGCPMAGPELTGNIRTSDLLAYFDEQEASTGVDKQAFAHAMQMAEDIMP, encoded by the coding sequence ATGTCAGTCTCTTCTCAGGTAAAAATTACTGAATGTCCTCGTGACGCAATGCAGGGAATTACCGAATTTATCCCCACCACTCATAAAATTAAATATATTAATAGCCTCTTAAAGGTTGGTTTTGATACTTTAGATTTTGGTAGCTTTGTTTCGCCTAAAGCCGTTCCTCAGATGAAGGATACTTCTGAGGTGCTACAAAACCTTAACCTGGATGGCACTCAGACGAAGTTACTGGCAATTATTGGAAATATGCGTGGAGCAGAGGAGGCTTGTAAACACGCTGAAATTACCTACCTTGGATTCCCCTTTTCTTTCTCCCCTACCTTTTTAGAAAGAAATATCAGAAGCACTATAGAAAAGTCTTTTCAGCTAGTACAGGATTTACTCGCCCATAGTACAAAACATGACAAAAAGCTTTTAGTCTACATATCTATGGCCTTTGGTAACCCCTACGGGGATGACTGGAATACAGAACTACTTCTGCACTGGATAGACCAGTTGCACTGGGCAGGCATTCGCGATATCGCTCTTGCTGATACAACAGGCATGGGAAATGCAGCAACTATCGCAAAGGTGCTGGATATAGTAGTTCCTGCCTATGCAGAAGTAAAGTTTGGCCTACACCTGCACACTACTTCACAAGACTGGCGCGATAAAATTGACGCAGCATACCAAAATGGCTGCCGTCATTTTGATGGGGTACTCAATGGGCTGGGAGGTTGCCCAATGGCCGGGCCAGAACTTACCGGAAATATCAGAACTTCTGATTTGCTGGCTTATTTTGATGAGCAGGAAGCTTCTACAGGAGTAGACAAACAAGCATTTGCGCATGCCATGCAAATGGCTGAAGACATTATGCCCTAA
- a CDS encoding acyl-CoA dehydrogenase family protein, protein MYVTEQHEMVRNSVRDFAETVIRPVARELDKHEKFSLEITQQMGEMGLCGMTVSEEFGGQGMDYLSYIIAVEELSRIDGSQAATIAAHNSLGTGPLFNFGNQKQKEKYLPDLCSGRALWAFGLTEPEAGSDSRGSKTTARLQDGKWVINGSKIFITNGATDITKGATVQAVSGEVDGSKEFSTVIVERDTPGFEASEMHDKFCWRASNTSQLFFDNCQVPEDNLLGERGQGSKIMLKTLDSGRLSIAAMGLGLAQGAYEMALAYAKERKQFGQAISKFQAIAFKLADMATKIELARNLLYKACWLKDHGKPFGKEAAMSKLYCSEIAKEVSDEAVQIHGGYGLMAEYDIERFYRDQRILQIGEGTSEIQRMVISRHIGC, encoded by the coding sequence ATGTACGTAACAGAACAACACGAAATGGTGCGAAATTCCGTCCGGGATTTTGCCGAAACGGTTATCAGGCCCGTAGCCCGAGAGCTAGACAAGCATGAAAAGTTTTCTTTAGAAATTACCCAGCAAATGGGAGAAATGGGCCTCTGCGGCATGACAGTTTCAGAAGAGTTTGGTGGCCAGGGCATGGATTATTTGTCCTATATTATTGCTGTTGAGGAATTATCACGTATAGATGGATCTCAGGCGGCAACCATTGCTGCACATAACTCATTGGGTACAGGCCCTCTATTCAATTTTGGTAACCAGAAGCAGAAAGAAAAGTATCTTCCCGATCTTTGTAGCGGCAGGGCTTTATGGGCTTTTGGCCTTACTGAACCTGAAGCTGGTTCCGACTCCCGAGGCAGTAAAACCACAGCTCGTTTACAGGATGGCAAATGGGTAATCAATGGGTCCAAGATTTTTATTACCAATGGAGCTACAGACATTACTAAAGGCGCAACTGTACAGGCCGTTTCTGGTGAGGTAGATGGTAGCAAAGAGTTCTCGACAGTCATTGTCGAGAGAGATACCCCTGGCTTTGAGGCCAGCGAAATGCACGACAAGTTTTGCTGGCGAGCTTCAAACACCTCTCAACTATTTTTTGATAACTGTCAGGTTCCCGAAGACAACCTGTTAGGAGAGAGAGGCCAGGGATCTAAAATTATGCTTAAAACCCTTGATAGTGGTAGACTGTCTATTGCTGCTATGGGTTTAGGACTGGCACAAGGTGCTTATGAAATGGCACTCGCATATGCCAAAGAACGCAAACAGTTTGGTCAGGCCATAAGCAAATTTCAGGCAATTGCTTTTAAGCTGGCGGATATGGCAACTAAAATAGAGCTGGCAAGAAATTTACTCTACAAAGCCTGCTGGCTGAAAGATCACGGAAAGCCCTTTGGAAAGGAGGCAGCCATGTCTAAACTTTACTGCTCAGAAATAGCTAAAGAAGTGTCTGATGAAGCTGTGCAGATTCATGGAGGTTATGGCCTGATGGCTGAGTACGATATCGAAAGATTTTACCGTGACCAACGTATCCTACAAATTGGAGAGGGCACCTCAGAGATACAGCGCATGGTTATATCTCGCCATATCGGCTGCTAA
- a CDS encoding acetyl/propionyl/methylcrotonyl-CoA carboxylase subunit alpha: MFKKILIANRGEIAVRICKSAHALGISTLAIFAEDDKDSMHVKTASDAVSLGEGKLSDTYLNIDKIIGIAQEYACDAVHPGYGFLSENAAFVAACEAAELTFIGPSSKAIKLMGNKIEARKFAQQAGIPTTEGFTGSKEEILEKGAQLPYPLLIKAAAGGGGKGMRIVRQASELEQAIASTSREAKTYFGDEAVYVEQYLDEPRHIEVQVLADHHQNVVHLYERECSLQRRYQKIIEEAPSPSLNAATREEIGKAAVQLAKAIPYSNAGTIEFLLDKEQKFYFLEMNTRIQVEHPVTELTTGIDLLAEQIKIAAGHVLPFTQENIQQKGHAIECRIYAESPENNFLPSPGEITYYYPPKSPNYRLDTFIDKPIRIQSSYDPMISKLIVYGKDREQARANSISALKEYAIHGIDTNIHYLLHLLQSEDFVENRISTKYCDQHTPRLLDEMEELKKKNSLLAIASAGLSYELASTEQNDKSHINENIWQELGYWRPLPAIKLLLHNEEVHIELWNIRKGEYELIFGTQNEVLKIKHKDQGKIVYYLGDIEHTAFVSDNEDQSYQISFEGMSYQMKRLDKLANSELIMENTGAEEASNHLSSPMPGKVIQLNVKAGDTVKKGEVLLIVEAMKMENNIIAPKNAKVEEIYVSQDAMVDRNMPLVKLSEVDDEEH, from the coding sequence ATGTTCAAAAAAATACTAATTGCTAACCGAGGAGAGATTGCTGTCCGCATTTGTAAATCTGCCCATGCTTTGGGTATCAGTACTTTAGCAATTTTTGCGGAAGACGATAAAGACTCCATGCATGTAAAAACAGCCAGTGATGCTGTCTCTCTGGGGGAAGGTAAGCTGAGTGATACTTACCTTAACATTGATAAAATTATTGGTATTGCTCAGGAGTATGCCTGCGATGCTGTACATCCGGGGTATGGTTTCCTATCAGAGAATGCTGCGTTTGTAGCTGCCTGTGAAGCCGCTGAACTTACATTTATTGGCCCTTCTTCTAAAGCTATCAAGCTGATGGGCAACAAAATAGAAGCTCGCAAATTTGCACAGCAGGCCGGCATTCCCACTACGGAGGGTTTTACTGGAAGTAAGGAAGAGATACTTGAAAAAGGGGCCCAACTTCCCTACCCCTTACTGATAAAAGCTGCTGCCGGTGGAGGTGGCAAAGGAATGAGGATTGTAAGACAAGCATCGGAGCTTGAGCAGGCCATTGCTTCTACCAGCCGTGAGGCCAAAACCTATTTTGGAGATGAAGCAGTGTATGTAGAACAATATTTAGACGAGCCACGACATATTGAGGTTCAGGTGCTGGCGGATCATCATCAAAATGTGGTACACCTTTATGAGCGAGAATGTTCATTACAACGACGTTATCAAAAAATTATTGAAGAAGCACCCTCACCCAGTCTAAACGCAGCTACACGTGAGGAGATTGGCAAAGCGGCAGTTCAACTCGCTAAAGCTATACCTTACTCCAATGCCGGAACTATAGAGTTTCTTTTGGATAAGGAACAGAAATTCTATTTTCTGGAAATGAACACGCGTATTCAGGTGGAGCACCCGGTAACAGAACTGACAACCGGAATAGACCTGCTAGCTGAGCAGATTAAAATAGCCGCGGGCCATGTACTCCCCTTTACGCAGGAAAATATTCAGCAGAAAGGTCATGCTATTGAGTGTAGGATTTATGCGGAAAGCCCTGAAAATAATTTTCTTCCTTCTCCAGGCGAGATTACATACTACTACCCTCCAAAATCGCCGAACTACAGGCTTGACACATTTATAGATAAGCCCATACGTATTCAGAGCAGTTATGACCCTATGATCTCCAAACTTATCGTTTATGGTAAAGACCGGGAGCAGGCCAGAGCTAATAGCATCAGTGCTCTGAAGGAGTATGCCATCCATGGAATAGATACAAATATCCACTATTTGCTCCACCTGCTACAGTCAGAAGATTTTGTAGAAAACCGTATCTCTACCAAATACTGCGACCAGCATACACCCAGATTACTAGACGAAATGGAGGAGCTGAAAAAGAAAAATTCATTGTTGGCCATAGCTTCCGCAGGGTTAAGCTATGAGCTGGCTAGCACAGAGCAGAATGATAAAAGCCATATCAATGAGAATATTTGGCAAGAACTAGGCTATTGGCGTCCACTCCCGGCTATTAAACTTTTACTCCATAATGAAGAAGTACATATTGAACTCTGGAACATACGCAAAGGTGAATATGAGCTGATCTTTGGTACCCAAAATGAAGTGTTAAAAATAAAGCACAAAGATCAGGGAAAAATTGTTTACTACTTAGGCGACATTGAGCACACAGCTTTTGTCTCAGATAATGAAGACCAAAGCTATCAAATCTCATTTGAAGGCATGAGCTATCAGATGAAGAGACTTGATAAGCTGGCAAATAGTGAACTGATTATGGAAAACACTGGAGCAGAAGAGGCAAGTAACCACTTATCGTCTCCTATGCCCGGAAAAGTCATCCAACTGAATGTAAAAGCAGGCGATACCGTAAAAAAGGGAGAGGTACTGCTCATTGTGGAAGCTATGAAGATGGAAAACAACATCATTGCTCCTAAAAATGCAAAAGTAGAAGAGATCTATGTAAGCCAGGATGCTATGGTAGACAGAAACATGCCTTTGGTGAAACTTTCCGAGGTAGATGATGAAGAGCATTAA
- a CDS encoding enoyl-CoA hydratase-related protein, with protein MNKYENIEFEVKDGIGTLWLNRPEVRNAFNNHMISDIIDCLESIEHDAEILALVIRGRGSVFCAGADIHWMKSFSKLSYEEDYKENMHLARCFYMIYSFSKPTIAVAHGASFGGANGLLAACDIAYCVPNTTFSFSEVKIGIIPATISPYIIKRTGEFNARELMLSGKRFPCKEAFAKGLVNHVCEEEQLEETLNQMYNEFRTNSPQAMASTKELIFNICKSSNFNETIDYTARMIADARASEEGQEGMAAFIEKRKPSWIKKRENVIIK; from the coding sequence ATGAATAAATACGAGAATATTGAGTTTGAGGTAAAGGACGGAATTGGTACGCTATGGCTGAACCGTCCTGAAGTTAGAAACGCCTTCAATAATCATATGATTTCTGATATCATAGATTGTCTGGAATCCATAGAACATGATGCTGAAATACTAGCTCTTGTTATCCGCGGAAGAGGTTCTGTATTTTGTGCGGGTGCTGATATCCACTGGATGAAAAGCTTTTCAAAACTTTCGTATGAAGAAGATTACAAGGAAAACATGCACCTGGCGCGCTGTTTTTATATGATTTATTCGTTTAGCAAACCGACCATAGCCGTAGCACACGGAGCTTCTTTTGGTGGAGCTAATGGCTTGCTTGCAGCTTGTGATATTGCTTATTGTGTGCCCAACACTACTTTTTCTTTTAGCGAGGTCAAAATTGGCATTATCCCCGCTACCATTTCACCCTATATTATTAAAAGAACCGGTGAATTTAATGCACGAGAGCTAATGCTTAGCGGTAAACGTTTTCCTTGCAAAGAAGCATTCGCCAAAGGTCTGGTAAACCATGTGTGTGAGGAAGAACAGTTGGAAGAGACACTCAACCAAATGTATAACGAGTTTAGAACCAACTCACCGCAAGCAATGGCAAGCACTAAAGAACTTATTTTTAATATCTGTAAGAGCAGTAATTTCAATGAAACCATTGACTATACAGCGCGTATGATTGCCGATGCCCGTGCTTCTGAGGAGGGTCAGGAAGGTATGGCTGCTTTTATAGAAAAACGAAAACCCTCCTGGATCAAAAAAAGAGAGAACGTGATAATTAAGTAA
- a CDS encoding carboxyl transferase domain-containing protein produces MYRLESKINTSSEEFKNQQAAYRELINQYRSILRSTAQGGSENAQAKHTKRGKLLARDRINLLLDPNTPFLELSPMAAYGLYDNEFPAAGVVAGIGIIHGHEAIISANDATVKGGTYIQESIKKHIRAQEIAMENHLPCVYLVDSGGVFLPDQSNVFPDRFDFGRFFYNQARLSAAGIPQIAVVMGSSTAGGAYVPAMCDEVIIVRNQGHIFLGGPPLVKAATGEEVSPEELGGAEVHTSKSGVADHMAENDAHAIQICRNIFETLPKGHKQPLEKRATEEPYYDPQELYGIAPINFKKPVDVREIIMRMVDGSRFHEFKAKYGTTLVTGFAHIHGYPVGIIANNGILFSDSSLKGAHFIELCCHRQIPIVFLQNITGFMVGKAYEQSGIARDGAKMVHAVANANVPKFTIVFGGSFGAGNYAMAGRAYDPRLLFMWPNSRISVMGGEQAANVLVTVKEAQFEAKGKTFPTSEAEQLRSQIMNKYEREGSPYFSTARLWDDGIIDPKDTRKILAIGISASLNKKYEDTRFGVFRM; encoded by the coding sequence TTGTACCGTTTAGAAAGCAAGATTAATACCTCTTCGGAGGAATTTAAAAATCAACAGGCAGCTTATCGTGAACTTATCAATCAGTATCGCTCTATCCTTCGCTCTACAGCGCAGGGAGGTAGCGAAAATGCTCAGGCTAAGCATACCAAAAGAGGTAAACTACTGGCACGAGACCGTATTAACCTATTACTAGACCCCAATACTCCTTTTCTGGAATTATCGCCCATGGCTGCTTATGGCTTGTACGATAATGAATTTCCTGCGGCGGGCGTTGTTGCTGGCATAGGTATCATACACGGGCATGAAGCCATCATTTCTGCGAATGATGCTACGGTTAAAGGAGGGACTTATATTCAGGAGTCTATTAAGAAACACATTCGTGCGCAGGAAATCGCCATGGAAAACCATTTACCCTGTGTATACCTGGTTGATTCTGGCGGTGTATTTCTGCCTGATCAGTCTAACGTTTTCCCTGACCGCTTTGATTTTGGCCGTTTTTTTTACAACCAGGCTAGATTATCTGCTGCCGGAATTCCACAGATCGCCGTAGTAATGGGCTCAAGCACCGCAGGCGGTGCCTATGTTCCTGCCATGTGTGACGAAGTTATCATTGTACGTAATCAGGGACATATATTTTTGGGTGGTCCTCCCCTTGTAAAAGCCGCTACCGGCGAAGAAGTAAGTCCAGAAGAACTGGGCGGGGCAGAAGTACACACAAGCAAATCAGGCGTGGCAGATCATATGGCAGAAAACGATGCCCATGCCATTCAGATATGCCGAAATATTTTTGAGACTTTACCTAAAGGGCACAAACAACCTCTGGAAAAAAGAGCTACAGAAGAACCATATTACGACCCACAGGAGCTTTATGGGATTGCGCCTATCAACTTTAAAAAACCGGTAGATGTAAGAGAAATTATTATGAGAATGGTAGATGGTAGCCGTTTTCATGAGTTTAAAGCCAAATATGGTACTACACTGGTTACAGGTTTTGCCCATATTCATGGCTACCCTGTGGGCATTATCGCAAACAATGGTATTCTGTTTTCCGATAGCTCATTAAAAGGCGCGCACTTTATAGAGCTTTGCTGTCATCGCCAGATACCAATTGTATTTCTGCAAAATATTACCGGATTTATGGTAGGTAAAGCTTATGAGCAGAGTGGTATTGCCCGTGATGGGGCCAAAATGGTGCATGCTGTTGCTAATGCCAATGTCCCTAAGTTTACTATTGTATTTGGAGGCTCTTTTGGTGCTGGTAACTACGCTATGGCAGGTAGAGCCTACGACCCACGATTACTGTTTATGTGGCCTAACTCCAGAATTTCAGTCATGGGCGGAGAGCAGGCAGCCAATGTGCTGGTTACTGTAAAAGAAGCACAGTTTGAGGCGAAAGGTAAAACCTTTCCTACCAGTGAGGCAGAGCAGCTGAGGTCTCAGATTATGAATAAATACGAGCGAGAAGGTTCCCCCTATTTTAGCACTGCACGCTTGTGGGACGATGGCATCATTGACCCGAAAGATACTCGGAAAATACTTGCTATTGGTATCTCCGCATCGCTTAATAAAAAATATGAAGATACCAGGTTTGGTGTATTTAGAATGTAG